Proteins encoded together in one Triticum dicoccoides isolate Atlit2015 ecotype Zavitan chromosome 7B, WEW_v2.0, whole genome shotgun sequence window:
- the LOC119337064 gene encoding kinesin-like protein KIN-14M isoform X3 yields the protein MKAREEKYKSRIRVLEALASGKIHVSSNATNGKAHVAAEPVHQMKMEKEKFEEKRQLLEEDLTKLTKDKESVTRLTKDKEDMARLLNDKEDIIRLMKEKEEMARLMKEKEDTVSLKKGKDGDRNQSADEHIAKPIMYKDELISLMKEKENYKITIMKLKLELEAMKSSCEKSHSLLETKSEDVLNLLKDKENSGNIISQLRQELAAARRSHETYIQDLKTTALQENRDFEQRIKEVELKLEDSTKRGRYLEELLESRIKTWERKEIMLNQFVGVQMQNIQDLRLSSVSIRHEIQNCQKRWSEELSGLGKSLKILANASEKYHATLEENRKLFNEVQELKGNIRVFCRIRPFLPNEDHKSSTTEITGDNGELILANPTKIGKEGNKLFKFNKVLGPTTSQDEVFKDIQPLVRSVLDGYNVCIFAYGQTGSGKTYTMTGPEDATEEELGVNFRALNDLFLISRNRGDTFNYEVSVQMIEIYNEQIHDLLGSNGSEKNLGILNSSRPNGLAVPDATLHPVNSTTDVIELMRTGLGNRSVGATALNERSSRSHSVVTVHVQGVDLKTGATLRGALHLVDLAGSERVDRSAVAGDRLKEAQHINKSLSALGDVIFSLSQKISHVPYRNSKLTQVLQSSLGGHAKTLMFVQINPDVSSYAESLSTLRFAERVSGVELGAAKANKEGKDIREFKEQLSLLKDKIAKKDEEINQLQTHSPRVKTGKRVDSLLKHSSSSPGISSLGSKIQHRRTASGGKAMGLISRAGSDADNFSEISDRHSETSSMQSVDDIQQQREITVLSKLPEDEVGSNSADPELASFGYADSEGRLSDISDSGISMGTETDGSISSMIDFALFPEQEKIASTWKEQENAPNTPKDRLPKVTTRVQKATTPKTAPSSSVWPKSRDSTPRSSASASTRRSTITQATSSPRTLNTPKRWN from the exons ATGAAAGCACGCGAAGAGAAATACAAATCAAGGATAAGAGTGTTAGAGGCACTAGCCAGTGGGAAAATACATGTAAGCTCAAATGCAACAAATGGAAAAGCACAT GTTGCTGCAGAGCCTGTGCACCagatgaag ATGGAGAAAGAAAAATTTGAAGAGAAAAGGCAATTACTTGAGGAAGATCTGACAAAGCTGACGAAGGACAAGGAAAGTGTAACTAGACTGACAAAGGATAAGGAAGATATGGCTAGATTGTTGAATGACAAGGAAGACATAATTAGATTGATGAAAGAGAAGGAAGAAATGGCTAGATTAATGAAAGAGAAGGAAGACACGGTTAGCTTGAAGAAAGGCAAGGATGGAGATAGAAATCAATCAGCAGATGAACATATAGCTAAGCCAATTATGTATAAAGATGAACTCATCAGTTTGATGAAGGAGAAAGAAAATTATAAAATTACAATTATGAAATTAAAGTTAGAATTAGAAGCTATGAAATCATCATGTGAAAAGAGCCACAGCCTGTTGGAAACTAAGAGCGAAGATGTACTTAATCTTCTAAAGGATAAAGAGAACAGCGGCAACATAATATCACAACTCAGGCAAGAGCTTGCCGCGGCAAGAAGATCACATGAGACATATATTCAAGATTTGAAGACTACGGCTTTGCAGGAAAATAGGGATTTTGAACAAAGGATAAAGGAAGTGGAGCTAAAGCTAGAAGATTCTACTAAGAGAGGAAGATATCTTGAAGAATTGTTGGAATCAAGAATCAAAACCTGGGAGCGAAAGGAAATCATGCTGAACCAATTTGTAGGTGTACAAATGCAGAATATTCAG GATTTGAGGTTGTCTTCTGTTTCCATTAGGCATGAAATCCAAAACTGCCAGAAGAGATGGTCTGAAGAACTTAGTGGCCTTG GGAAAAGCCTTAAAATATTAGCGAATGCTTCAGAGAAGTATCACGCTACTCTTGAAGAAAACAGAAAATTGTTCAACGAGGTTCAGGAGCTAAAAG GAAATATCAGAGTCTTTTGCCGGATAAGACCTTTTCTTCCTAACGAGGATCATAAGTCTAGTACAACTGAAATTACTGGTGATAACGGTGAACTCATTTTAGCAAACCCTACAAAAATTGGAAAAGAGGGGAATAAGTTGTTTAAATTTAACAAAGTTCTTGGCCCCACTACTTCTCAAG ATGAGGTATTCAAGGACATTCAACCACTAGTTAGATCAGTCCTTGATGGCTATAATGTTTGCATTTTTGCGTATGGACAAACTGGATCAGGAAAAACCTACACAATG ACTGGACCTGAAGATGCTACTGAGGAGGAATTGGGTGTCAATTTCAGAGCTCTGAACGACCTGTTCCTTATATCACGCAATCGAGGAGATACATTCAATTATGAAGTTAGTGTTCAAATGATTGAAATATACAACGAACAAATCCATGATCTCTTAGGAAGCAATGGTTCAGAGAAGAA TCTAGGGATTTTGAATTCCAGTCGTCCCAATGGGCTTGCTGTTCCTGATGCAACATTGCATCCTGTCAACTCAACGACCGATGTTATTGAGTTAATGAGAACAGGACTTGGGAACCGATCTGTGGGTGCAACAGCACTGAACGAGCGAAGCAGCAGATCTCACAG TGTTGTCACTGTACACGTTCAAGGTGTAGATTTGAAAACTGGAGCTACTTTGCGCGGGGCTCTccatcttgttgatcttgctgggaGTGAAAGGGTGGACCGTTCTGCTGTTGCAGGCGATAGACTCAAAGAAGCACAACACATCAATAAATCTCTGTCTGCTCTTGGAGATGTTATATTTTCTTTATCACAGAAGATTTCTCATGTGCCATATCGAAACAGCAAACTTACACAAGTCCTGCAGAGTTCTTTGG GTGGCCATGCAAAGACCCTCATGTTTGTGCAGATCAATCCAGATGTGTCATCTTATGCAGAGAGTTTAAGTACTTTGAGGTTTGCTGAAAGGGTTTCGGGAGTGGAACTAGGTGCTGCAAAGGCAAATAAAGAGGGCAAAGATATAAGAGAATTTAAGGAACAG CTCTCACTGCTCAAAGATAAAATTGCAAAGAAGGATGAAGAAATCAACCAGTTACAGACTCACAGTCCAAGGGTAAAGACAGGCAAACGTGTTGATTCCTTGCTGAAACATTCGTCCTCCTCCCCAGGCATATCATCCCTTGGAAGCAAAATACAACATCGAAGAACGGCATCTGGTGGAAAGGCAATGGGCCTTATCAGTAGGGCAGGCTCCGATGCTGATAACTTCTCTGAGATCAGTGACAGGCATTCCGAAACTAGCTCTATGCAGTCGGTTGATGATATCCAGCAGCAGAGGGAGATTACGGTACTTTCCAAGCTCCCTGAAGACGAGGTGGGTTCGAATTCAGCTGATCCTGAGCTTGCCAGCTTTGGTTATGCTGATTCGGAGGGGAGGTTAAGCGATATATCAGATAGTGGCATATCCATGGGTACAGAAACCGACGGCTCAATAAGTAGCATGATTGACTTTGCTCTCTTCCCGGAGCAGGAAAAAATAGCTAGCACATGGAAAGAACAAGAAAATGCGCCCAACACACCAAAAGATCGACT ACCTAAGGTGACCACTCGAGTACAAAAGGCAACAACACCAAAAACAGCCCCATCTTCTAGTGTGTGGCCCAAATCAAGAGATTCTACTCCTAGATCTTCAG CATCAGCAAGCACACGAAGAAGCACAATCACACAAGCAACATCCTCACCAAGAACCTTGAATACTCCAAAGCGATGGAATTAG